The Bacteroidales bacterium genome contains a region encoding:
- a CDS encoding DUF4038 domain-containing protein, protein MVSDYLYRVLVASILVSGGFITALAQDSYDYPLKISENNRYLTDQDNRPFFWSGDAAWSLIAQPDSADVNFYLNDRNKKGFTVLLVNLIEHKFCSHAPSNYYNEPPFTGKPFSTPNEDYFAFADFVIGSAAKRGMIVLLCPVYLGYNYSDEGWASEVKAASIQEMKSWGEYLGQRYSRYPNIIWCIGGDADPSPLKDKLIEVVKGIRESDTIHLFTSHNQPEGVPSDLWNGSEWMRINNVYSYDKPIYRLCKKAYEMTPVMPWFMMESAYENEHNSTPQQLRAQAYWPVLCGSMGHIFGNCPIWHYSSVTNYCELVDWKTQLDLPGSVSMDYLQRLFRSRPWNLLVPDFEHKVVVSGYGDWGSENYSTTAITADSSCMIAYIVSDSDVTVNMEAVSGKMVKSWWYNPETGNIISNEEIGTTGLHVFKKPTETDWVLVIDDAAAGYAPPGTQRVF, encoded by the coding sequence ATGGTTTCTGATTATTTATACCGTGTGCTTGTAGCTTCAATCCTGGTTTCAGGCGGATTTATAACGGCCCTGGCGCAGGACTCCTACGATTACCCTCTTAAAATTTCTGAAAACAACAGGTACCTGACTGACCAGGACAACCGGCCATTTTTCTGGTCGGGGGATGCTGCCTGGTCTCTAATCGCCCAGCCCGACAGTGCGGATGTGAATTTTTACCTTAACGACAGAAACAAAAAGGGATTTACTGTTCTGTTGGTAAACCTGATAGAACACAAATTCTGTTCGCATGCCCCTTCAAACTATTATAACGAACCTCCTTTCACAGGAAAGCCTTTTTCGACGCCCAATGAGGATTATTTCGCATTTGCAGATTTCGTGATAGGATCTGCAGCAAAACGCGGTATGATTGTTTTATTGTGCCCTGTGTATTTGGGATACAATTACAGCGATGAAGGATGGGCTTCAGAGGTGAAGGCAGCCTCAATTCAGGAAATGAAGTCCTGGGGTGAATACCTTGGGCAAAGGTATTCACGCTATCCTAATATAATATGGTGCATCGGTGGAGACGCCGATCCTTCGCCTTTAAAAGACAAGCTTATTGAAGTGGTAAAAGGCATCCGTGAATCTGATACGATACATCTATTTACCTCTCACAATCAACCCGAAGGAGTTCCCTCTGATTTATGGAACGGATCGGAATGGATGCGGATAAATAATGTGTATTCCTATGATAAACCGATTTACAGGCTTTGCAAAAAGGCTTATGAAATGACACCGGTGATGCCCTGGTTCATGATGGAATCGGCTTATGAAAATGAGCATAATTCAACGCCTCAGCAGCTAAGAGCACAGGCATACTGGCCGGTGTTATGCGGCAGCATGGGACATATTTTTGGCAATTGCCCGATATGGCATTATTCATCCGTTACCAATTATTGTGAACTGGTGGATTGGAAAACGCAACTTGATTTGCCGGGTTCTGTCAGTATGGATTACCTGCAGCGACTGTTCAGATCAAGGCCCTGGAATCTGCTGGTTCCGGATTTTGAGCATAAAGTTGTTGTTAGCGGGTACGGCGATTGGGGAAGTGAGAATTATTCGACAACAGCTATAACGGCTGACAGTAGTTGCATGATTGCTTATATTGTATCGGATTCGGATGTGACAGTTAATATGGAAGCTGTTTCGGGTAAAATGGTAAAAAGCTGGTGGTATAATCCGGAAACAGGTAATATCATAAGCAATGAAGAGATTGGTACTACCGGTCTCCATGTATTTAAGAAACCGACAGAAACTGACTGGGTCCTGGTGATTGATGATGCCGCTGCAGGCTACGCGCCGCCAGGTACACAACGAGTTTTTTAG
- a CDS encoding glycoside hydrolase family 5 protein, translating into MKTPQFLQKACIISILAAFFFLMDHNGVLAQTAVEKYGHLGVKGNKVVDKNGNPVQLKGMSLFWSQEIGKYYNYSCIKWLRDDWKCTLTRAAMAVEYGGYLTNPDRERAKVDSAVTAAIKLGMYILVDWHDHHAQRHTAKSIEFFTYIAQKYGKYPNIIYEPYNEPLNNVSWADSIKPYHEAVIKAIRKYDKDNLIVCGNKTWSQDVDEASLNPIKGKNIAYSLHYYASTHKQELRDKAQKALDNGVALFVSEYGTVFANGNGAINYEESEKWWDFLDKNQISWCTWSICDKKESSAALKPGADAKGGWPIDMLNPSGVLVRSVLRGEYKK; encoded by the coding sequence ATGAAAACCCCGCAATTCCTGCAGAAAGCCTGCATTATTTCAATCCTTGCCGCATTCTTTTTCCTTATGGATCATAACGGTGTGCTGGCTCAAACTGCCGTTGAAAAATACGGCCATCTTGGTGTAAAAGGCAATAAGGTGGTGGATAAAAACGGTAATCCTGTTCAGCTTAAAGGAATGTCTCTTTTCTGGAGCCAGGAAATAGGTAAATATTACAATTACAGCTGCATCAAATGGCTGCGTGACGACTGGAAATGTACGCTTACCCGTGCTGCTATGGCTGTTGAATACGGCGGGTACCTTACCAATCCCGACAGGGAAAGAGCTAAGGTCGATTCTGCAGTGACTGCTGCAATAAAACTGGGAATGTACATTCTTGTTGACTGGCACGACCACCATGCCCAGCGTCATACGGCGAAATCCATCGAATTCTTTACGTATATAGCCCAAAAATACGGCAAGTACCCCAATATCATTTATGAGCCTTATAATGAGCCGTTGAACAACGTTTCATGGGCCGATTCCATCAAGCCATATCATGAAGCGGTTATTAAGGCTATTCGTAAATACGATAAGGATAACCTGATCGTATGCGGAAACAAAACCTGGTCGCAGGACGTGGATGAAGCCTCATTGAATCCTATAAAAGGTAAGAACATTGCTTATTCGCTGCACTATTATGCATCCACCCACAAACAGGAACTGAGGGATAAAGCACAGAAGGCGCTTGACAATGGTGTGGCATTGTTTGTAAGTGAATATGGCACTGTGTTTGCCAATGGTAATGGCGCTATTAACTATGAAGAATCGGAAAAATGGTGGGATTTTCTTGACAAAAACCAGATCAGCTGGTGTACATGGTCGATCTGTGATAAAAAAGAATCCTCTGCAGCTCTTAAACCCGGTGCTGATGCCAAAGGCGGCTGGCCCATTGATATGCTCAATCCTTCAGGAGTATTGGTAAGGAGCGTGCTGAGAGGGGAGTATAAGAAGTAG
- a CDS encoding T9SS type A sorting domain-containing protein codes for MELKIYPNPADDYIIIETGISEPSTFKLFDMIGKMVLISEVSDKEKLSIKDLGESIYYYKLVADTRLQAGKLRLNR; via the coding sequence ATGGAATTAAAGATTTATCCTAACCCTGCCGACGATTATATCATTATAGAAACAGGTATTTCAGAACCTTCGACTTTTAAGTTGTTCGATATGATCGGTAAGATGGTACTCATCAGTGAGGTTTCGGATAAGGAAAAGCTTTCAATTAAAGATCTCGGGGAAAGCATTTATTACTACAAGCTTGTGGCCGATACAAGGCTGCAGGCAGGCAAACTCAGGCTGAACCGGTAA
- a CDS encoding T9SS type A sorting domain-containing protein, producing MKVLLSLFVSLLFIYPAKTQNPKNAIPLQPTQNGEEQLDSMIWSSFLGGDNWKPSSKQSYIYDSNGKKLQRVGSNWKTDHWVPSWRDSYFYDEDGYPYMIIGEGYNAETFIWDTTEKEDALFDERGNKLRSILYEFNTVSREWEKYNLEESVWNEACVQTAWTSSNWNIDLSRWDTAEKSLLSLNIFGKDSILLNYERTGNDSPWSPAEKTVHYFDDSGRDTVSLFLKYEEDQWKDYLRFEYEYPEDGKVVNQYIYNDSQWDEFYKYEYSYTQSGNQLIQVTYSWSGESWQPLMHIQSYYSAIQTKTSEIKSPEIQIYPNPSKDYIIIDGVTDGARLQLYTLEGKLVMNKTVHSEIVSVREIPNGTYIFRLMTNEYSQTGKILINR from the coding sequence ATGAAAGTATTGCTTTCTCTATTTGTTTCATTGCTGTTTATTTATCCGGCAAAAACACAGAATCCTAAAAATGCTATCCCGTTGCAACCAACACAAAACGGGGAAGAGCAGCTCGACAGTATGATCTGGAGCAGTTTTCTTGGGGGCGATAACTGGAAACCTTCAAGCAAACAGTCTTACATCTATGATTCGAACGGCAAAAAATTACAGCGTGTGGGTTCGAATTGGAAAACCGACCATTGGGTGCCTTCCTGGAGGGATTCCTATTTTTATGATGAAGATGGTTATCCCTACATGATTATTGGTGAAGGTTATAATGCCGAAACTTTCATTTGGGATACAACTGAAAAGGAGGATGCCTTGTTTGATGAACGGGGGAACAAACTCAGAAGTATACTTTATGAGTTTAATACCGTCAGCAGGGAATGGGAAAAGTACAATCTGGAAGAATCTGTCTGGAATGAAGCTTGTGTACAAACAGCCTGGACAAGCAGTAATTGGAATATAGACCTTAGCCGTTGGGATACTGCGGAAAAAAGTCTTTTGTCGCTTAATATTTTCGGAAAAGACTCCATTTTGCTTAATTATGAGCGTACCGGTAACGATTCTCCCTGGAGCCCTGCTGAAAAAACGGTGCATTACTTCGACGATTCAGGAAGAGATACAGTAAGCCTGTTCCTTAAATATGAAGAAGACCAATGGAAAGACTATCTGCGCTTTGAATACGAATACCCCGAGGATGGTAAAGTGGTTAATCAGTATATTTATAACGATTCTCAATGGGACGAATTTTACAAGTATGAATATTCTTATACACAGTCGGGAAATCAGCTCATCCAGGTAACCTATTCATGGTCTGGTGAATCATGGCAACCGCTTATGCACATACAATCGTATTATTCGGCCATACAAACCAAAACATCCGAAATTAAAAGCCCTGAAATTCAGATTTACCCCAATCCTTCAAAAGATTACATCATTATTGACGGGGTAACCGATGGTGCCCGGCTGCAATTATATACCCTTGAAGGAAAACTGGTAATGAATAAAACGGTTCATTCTGAAATTGTTTCTGTTCGTGAAATCCCGAATGGAACATACATCTTCAGGCTGATGACCAATGAATACTCTCAAACCGGGAAAATACTGATTAACAGGTAA
- a CDS encoding SRPBCC domain-containing protein, producing the protein MIPEPVTVERTFTIHPSKLWKILTDESEIQKWYFDIPGFKPNAGFEFRFYGGPEEGRQYLHICRVTEVIFERKLSYTWRYDGYPGNSLVTFAIENDNGESRLSLKHEGLESFPQDNVDFNRVNFEAGWNQIIHESLAGYIEKDSVISLG; encoded by the coding sequence ATGATTCCTGAACCGGTTACTGTTGAACGGACGTTCACTATTCACCCTTCGAAATTGTGGAAAATCCTTACCGACGAATCTGAAATACAAAAGTGGTATTTCGACATTCCGGGATTCAAACCGAATGCCGGATTTGAATTCCGGTTTTATGGCGGACCGGAAGAGGGACGGCAATACCTTCACATCTGCCGGGTAACTGAGGTCATTTTTGAACGGAAACTTTCCTATACATGGCGGTATGATGGATACCCGGGCAATTCACTGGTCACTTTTGCGATAGAAAATGATAACGGGGAAAGCCGTTTGAGTCTGAAACATGAAGGACTGGAGTCGTTTCCACAGGATAATGTGGATTTTAACCGCGTCAATTTTGAAGCCGGCTGGAACCAGATCATTCACGAATCACTGGCCGGTTACATTGAAAAAGACTCGGTGATCAGCCTTGGTTGA
- a CDS encoding alpha/beta hydrolase gives MIKLILPLICLMLPSTVISQPVVIPLWEKGAPGFENRKNIPEQAKDYWVKSINNPSLTVFLPPEGKSNGCAVIVAPGGGFRELVFHAEGEQVAEFLNPLGVTVFVLKYRLPNEEGSPYSIQNVQQDAYRAVRLVRSRASEFQIDPNRLGILGFSAGGAVVMMVAFDKGDGDPKAADPVDRLNGRPNFLMMVYPGGDAPAVVPADTPPAFMICANDDEYNCDDVTFDLLDKFRKASVPVEAIFFARGKHAFNMGDRSEYAAIRNWPQRMAEWMSDSGFMQ, from the coding sequence ATGATAAAACTGATTCTGCCTCTTATTTGCCTTATGCTCCCTTCCACGGTTATTTCACAACCAGTTGTAATACCTTTATGGGAAAAGGGTGCCCCGGGATTTGAAAACCGTAAAAACATTCCCGAGCAGGCGAAAGACTACTGGGTTAAAAGCATCAACAATCCTTCACTTACCGTATTTCTTCCCCCTGAAGGAAAATCTAACGGTTGCGCTGTAATTGTTGCACCGGGTGGAGGTTTCCGTGAACTTGTTTTTCATGCCGAAGGCGAACAGGTGGCCGAATTCCTGAATCCCCTGGGTGTTACTGTGTTTGTACTGAAATACAGGCTTCCCAATGAAGAGGGTTCACCCTATTCGATTCAGAATGTTCAGCAGGATGCTTACAGGGCAGTAAGACTGGTGAGGAGCAGGGCATCGGAATTCCAAATTGATCCAAATCGTTTAGGTATACTTGGTTTTTCAGCAGGTGGTGCCGTGGTGATGATGGTGGCATTCGACAAAGGCGACGGTGATCCGAAAGCCGCCGATCCGGTTGACCGGCTAAACGGAAGGCCAAATTTCCTGATGATGGTGTACCCGGGCGGAGATGCGCCTGCTGTTGTACCTGCCGATACGCCGCCTGCTTTTATGATCTGTGCCAATGATGATGAATACAATTGTGACGATGTAACTTTTGATTTGCTGGATAAATTCAGAAAAGCCAGTGTACCTGTTGAAGCTATATTCTTTGCCCGGGGCAAACATGCATTTAATATGGGCGACCGGTCAGAATACGCTGCCATCCGGAATTGGCCGCAACGGATGGCTGAATGGATGAGCGACAGCGGGTTTATGCAATAA
- a CDS encoding aminotransferase class V-fold PLP-dependent enzyme, translating to MKKEQVIRKYSEIIDLFSENAKDYIKTAGSRSVAPGAEALKNLSKLDAELQNDPLDAHDVLKELHSLGSPATMLNTGGRFFGFVVGGTLPAALGANLMAGVWDQNAGLEILSPVSSALERVSRKWLIDLLHLPKETEVGFVTGATMANFTALAAARHAVLAREGWNVEENGLYGAPPLTVVVGEEAHVSLFKALSHLGLGRNRVVRVPCDSQGRMRPDCFPKLHGPAIVCLQAGNIHTGAFDPAGQICDLAHQYDAWVHVDGAFGLWALTLPEKGNLTAGLEKADSWATDAHKWLNTPYDSGLAFVKDTKSLTAAMTQNASYLIQDGSRDPSIFVPEMSRRARGTEIWAALRGLGKKGVADLIRSSCDAAVLFAEKLKNAGFEILNDVVLNQVMVSFGNDEDNSRIIRRIQEEGTCWCGGTKWHNQSAMRISISSWQTTTEDVDRCAEIMIRIAKEEMSRTVVNANQPAMTKV from the coding sequence ATGAAAAAGGAACAGGTAATCCGGAAGTATTCAGAAATAATCGATTTGTTTTCTGAAAATGCAAAAGACTATATTAAAACAGCCGGTTCCAGGAGCGTAGCTCCGGGTGCTGAAGCATTGAAAAATCTGTCTAAGCTGGATGCAGAACTTCAAAATGATCCGCTTGATGCACACGATGTGCTGAAGGAACTCCATTCGCTGGGATCCCCTGCAACGATGCTCAATACCGGTGGTCGTTTTTTTGGTTTTGTTGTCGGGGGAACACTTCCTGCTGCCCTGGGAGCAAATTTAATGGCGGGAGTATGGGATCAGAATGCAGGTCTTGAGATTTTATCCCCTGTTTCCTCTGCTCTCGAAAGGGTTAGCAGGAAATGGCTCATTGATTTACTTCATTTGCCAAAGGAAACCGAAGTGGGATTTGTTACCGGTGCCACCATGGCTAATTTCACCGCCCTGGCTGCAGCACGGCATGCTGTTCTGGCAAGGGAAGGGTGGAATGTGGAGGAAAACGGATTATACGGAGCTCCTCCATTGACTGTAGTAGTAGGCGAAGAAGCGCATGTGAGCCTGTTTAAGGCGCTGAGTCACCTTGGACTGGGAAGAAACAGGGTTGTCAGGGTTCCCTGTGACAGCCAGGGAAGAATGCGACCCGACTGTTTTCCGAAACTTCATGGTCCTGCAATAGTTTGCCTGCAGGCGGGAAATATACACACAGGAGCGTTTGATCCTGCCGGCCAGATCTGCGACCTTGCTCATCAGTATGATGCCTGGGTGCATGTTGACGGGGCTTTCGGGCTGTGGGCACTGACTCTTCCGGAGAAGGGAAACCTCACTGCTGGCCTGGAAAAAGCGGATTCATGGGCTACAGACGCCCACAAATGGCTGAATACACCTTATGACAGCGGACTGGCTTTTGTTAAAGATACAAAATCGCTTACAGCTGCCATGACCCAGAATGCCTCATACCTCATCCAGGATGGAAGCAGGGATCCTTCGATTTTCGTTCCTGAAATGTCGAGGCGTGCCCGTGGAACTGAAATTTGGGCTGCATTACGAGGATTGGGTAAAAAAGGAGTGGCTGATTTGATCAGAAGCAGTTGCGATGCAGCAGTCCTGTTTGCTGAAAAACTGAAAAACGCAGGGTTTGAAATACTGAATGACGTAGTCCTTAACCAGGTGATGGTATCCTTTGGTAACGATGAAGATAATTCACGGATTATTCGTAGAATACAGGAAGAAGGCACATGCTGGTGCGGAGGTACCAAATGGCACAACCAGTCGGCTATGAGGATCAGCATTTCTTCATGGCAAACCACAACGGAAGATGTTGATCGGTGTGCTGAAATAATGATAAGGATAGCAAAGGAAGAAATGAGTAGGACGGTTGTAAATGCAAACCAGCCGGCCATGACTAAAGTTTAA
- a CDS encoding T9SS type A sorting domain-containing protein, producing the protein MKPIILFSVLLLLSFPVKTQTLSPYKTANESNDNPDSTISRVQKQNTWMPSSKLVFSYDENGRKTETMQFYWDTVAISWQQMIHTYHSYDANGNMTSEFRFALNPATDKWDTVSNYTRLYINNAIYSWVYDSWDPANHEWYHAMKGEYDYNESGDEITYITFNWNAQASAWDSSYLCRMKMNSSGKDSTGEYFKWNTSGSNWESWYTYDYYYDENGNDTLIAYHNYGETEFIDHSEFDENGFRTSLTTYKWIDGDWQEVARTEYIPGTNGKTVLSTWFSWDTSLDKWVPVFQDQNYYEGESTKNNNVVNSGLIVFPNPASECIQIKLTDSTTPAIFELYDLNGKRMLQQLVTSGYSIPVSYLSHGLYLYQLHMGNDVFSGKIVIR; encoded by the coding sequence ATGAAACCAATAATCCTTTTTTCTGTACTTCTGTTGCTTTCATTTCCGGTAAAGACACAGACCCTCTCTCCTTACAAAACTGCAAATGAATCTAATGACAATCCGGACAGCACTATATCACGCGTTCAGAAACAAAATACCTGGATGCCTTCTTCCAAACTGGTATTTTCATATGATGAGAATGGAAGAAAGACCGAAACGATGCAATTTTATTGGGATACTGTAGCCATATCCTGGCAACAAATGATTCATACATATCATAGCTATGATGCGAATGGAAATATGACATCGGAATTCCGTTTCGCGCTCAATCCGGCCACAGACAAGTGGGATACGGTATCGAATTATACCCGGTTATATATTAATAATGCCATTTACAGTTGGGTTTATGATAGCTGGGATCCGGCAAATCATGAATGGTATCATGCCATGAAAGGTGAGTATGATTATAATGAATCCGGAGATGAGATCACGTATATTACATTTAACTGGAATGCACAGGCTTCTGCATGGGATTCCAGTTATCTGTGCAGAATGAAGATGAACAGTTCGGGCAAAGATTCAACAGGCGAATACTTCAAATGGAACACATCCGGTAGCAATTGGGAGAGTTGGTATACATATGATTATTATTATGATGAGAATGGGAATGATACCCTTATTGCCTATCATAATTATGGGGAAACAGAATTTATTGACCACAGCGAATTTGATGAAAACGGATTCAGAACTTCACTGACAACCTACAAATGGATTGACGGGGATTGGCAGGAAGTCGCACGGACAGAATATATACCCGGCACCAATGGCAAAACAGTATTGAGCACATGGTTTAGTTGGGATACCAGCCTGGATAAATGGGTGCCGGTTTTTCAGGATCAAAACTACTATGAAGGTGAATCCACCAAAAACAACAACGTTGTGAATTCCGGTTTGATTGTTTTCCCAAACCCTGCCAGTGAATGCATTCAGATTAAATTAACAGATTCAACTACACCGGCGATTTTTGAGCTATATGATCTGAATGGGAAAAGAATGTTGCAGCAGCTGGTTACTTCCGGTTATTCCATTCCGGTTTCGTATTTATCGCACGGATTATACCTGTATCAATTGCATATGGGGAATGATGTTTTCAGCGGAAAAATAGTAATTCGCTGA
- a CDS encoding ABC transporter permease has translation MNITFALRNLFKRPFLNLVKIAGLALALTGIILILLYIRNELSFDRYHRQSDRIYRFTVTNPGIFEGKHFARIFTADYIPAMASYFPGIENYARLVPVRGGVLKHNDRFIRVNEAFLCDSTFFDVFDVKLLSGNVGKILDDPASLVISETFATKVFGKSNPVGQTLTLPSGQFYGKNVDFTVKAVMQDFPQNSHLHPEFIATPGDKGEFNGWAWTYLLLRPGTEPSDIVNGFPKFYKMQLGKPDTMLGHLQPIADIHLHSDKLREIEPNGNIFVIITLAAAALILLFISLTNYVNLNLGMAVYSDRFLQIGKVFGSSGFNRIKYYLVEGLIIIGLSVCLGSILCFFARVLLLKYFALNLFKGSVGVVIVITVLFALLCVCMSMLILLKHEFNRIQSGSTFSKKSNGYRKGISKSLIVVQYAISTTLIVSVIVMSRQTRFALKESMGNDAGNMICMEDVHSNVQAKFGIFKQELLKYNSVRSVTAMLDPPGGEANDMFAFEMEDYRKSDKETDANRIGILPCDYSFASAFNLDFLAGDDFSPTNTDNEGSGEYMINKSAVKRLGYSDPQEVIGKSFKLLFEDESMKLPAGKIIGVVEDFHVSGIRKKVEPIVMFKRSDYWLINFIISFEPGMENKGLSDLERVWKKMFPEHPFEYRPVSAIYHHVYMQELLQARLLSLFTIMALFISCMGLLGLSLLSAQRRTKEIGIRVINGATVAQILIMLNWYFIKWILISFVIAMPLAWYGMHKWLEGFAYKKSLDSWIFIVAGAVTIIIALATVSLQSRKAARRNPVEALRYE, from the coding sequence ATGAATATCACCTTTGCATTAAGAAACCTCTTTAAAAGGCCTTTCCTTAACCTGGTAAAAATAGCAGGACTGGCCCTGGCATTGACAGGTATAATCCTGATCCTCCTGTATATCCGCAACGAATTATCATTTGACCGGTATCACAGGCAATCCGACCGCATATACCGATTTACGGTTACAAACCCGGGAATTTTCGAAGGAAAGCATTTTGCCCGCATTTTTACTGCTGACTATATCCCGGCCATGGCGTCTTATTTTCCCGGGATTGAAAATTATGCACGCCTGGTGCCGGTGAGGGGTGGGGTCTTGAAACACAATGACAGGTTCATTCGGGTGAATGAAGCATTTCTGTGCGACAGCACTTTTTTTGATGTTTTTGATGTTAAACTGCTGAGTGGTAATGTCGGTAAAATACTGGATGATCCGGCCTCCCTGGTGATTTCAGAAACGTTCGCCACTAAGGTATTCGGAAAATCAAACCCGGTTGGTCAAACGCTTACCTTGCCATCCGGGCAGTTTTATGGCAAAAATGTGGATTTTACGGTTAAAGCGGTCATGCAGGATTTCCCGCAGAACAGTCATCTTCACCCGGAATTCATTGCCACTCCCGGTGACAAAGGTGAATTTAACGGCTGGGCATGGACCTATTTATTGCTTCGCCCGGGAACGGAACCATCCGATATTGTAAACGGGTTTCCCAAATTCTATAAAATGCAATTGGGTAAACCTGATACAATGCTAGGCCATTTACAGCCCATTGCCGATATTCACCTTCATTCGGATAAGCTCAGGGAGATTGAGCCCAATGGAAACATTTTTGTCATTATAACACTTGCGGCGGCAGCACTTATCCTTTTGTTTATTTCCCTCACCAATTATGTTAACCTGAACCTTGGCATGGCGGTATACAGCGACCGTTTTCTTCAGATCGGCAAGGTATTCGGATCTTCCGGGTTTAACAGGATTAAGTATTACCTGGTTGAGGGATTAATCATCATTGGCTTGTCAGTTTGCCTGGGAAGCATCCTGTGCTTCTTTGCCCGGGTTTTACTTTTAAAATATTTCGCATTGAACCTGTTTAAAGGCAGTGTCGGCGTGGTAATCGTTATCACAGTATTGTTTGCGCTGCTGTGTGTATGCATGTCCATGCTGATTTTGCTGAAACATGAGTTCAACCGGATCCAGTCGGGATCAACCTTCAGTAAAAAATCAAACGGTTACCGGAAAGGGATAAGCAAAAGTCTTATCGTTGTTCAGTACGCCATATCAACTACCCTTATCGTATCGGTAATTGTAATGTCGCGTCAGACGCGTTTTGCCTTAAAAGAAAGTATGGGCAACGATGCCGGTAATATGATCTGTATGGAAGATGTGCACAGCAATGTACAGGCAAAATTCGGAATTTTCAAACAGGAGCTCCTGAAATATAACTCTGTACGTTCAGTCACGGCCATGCTTGATCCCCCGGGTGGTGAAGCCAACGATATGTTTGCTTTCGAAATGGAAGATTACAGGAAAAGCGATAAGGAAACGGATGCCAACCGGATCGGCATTTTACCCTGTGATTATTCGTTTGCCAGTGCGTTTAACCTGGATTTTCTTGCAGGTGATGATTTTTCACCTACCAACACCGACAATGAGGGTTCAGGGGAATATATGATTAACAAGTCAGCTGTCAAACGGCTTGGATATAGTGATCCGCAAGAGGTTATCGGAAAATCGTTTAAACTTTTATTTGAAGATGAAAGCATGAAATTACCTGCAGGAAAAATCATTGGTGTGGTTGAGGATTTTCATGTTTCAGGAATCAGAAAAAAAGTGGAACCGATTGTGATGTTCAAAAGGAGCGATTACTGGCTGATCAATTTTATCATATCCTTTGAGCCCGGAATGGAAAATAAAGGTTTATCGGATCTGGAAAGGGTTTGGAAAAAAATGTTTCCTGAGCATCCTTTTGAATATCGCCCGGTAAGCGCTATTTATCATCATGTTTATATGCAGGAATTGTTACAGGCCAGGTTGCTTTCGCTTTTCACAATTATGGCATTATTTATAAGCTGTATGGGCCTGCTTGGGTTGTCGTTGCTTTCCGCCCAGCGCCGTACCAAAGAAATCGGGATCAGGGTAATAAACGGTGCCACGGTGGCTCAAATCCTGATCATGCTCAACTGGTATTTCATTAAATGGATCCTAATATCTTTCGTCATAGCCATGCCTCTTGCCTGGTATGGAATGCATAAGTGGCTGGAGGGATTTGCCTATAAGAAATCGCTTGACAGCTGGATATTCATTGTTGCAGGTGCAGTTACAATAATCATTGCACTGGCAACTGTTTCGCTTCAATCCCGGAAAGCCGCCCGCCGCAACCCTGTGGAAGCGTTGAGATATGAATAG